A single window of Phlebotomus papatasi isolate M1 chromosome 4, Ppap_2.1, whole genome shotgun sequence DNA harbors:
- the LOC129808507 gene encoding uncharacterized protein LOC129808507, giving the protein MASIELKALHIERGICKRMLTNIERRVSETSSFTEQLIDVLLGEVQSTLNRFTPIQTQIEIFVDDDPKLKVHEENEGDSFNNRCVDLRLKLGHIAETCKGSSNGSLPQQEALDSSIADVLLKQTDLLDKIAEWQRSSPGATNSESSATRSKLPQLNLPSFDGKYIDWPQFRDAFANAIHNNDSLRDSEKMQYLKMYLTGGAAADISTIPISNQTYQSTWDSLKAQYNKKVHLVNAYIQQFMAQTQKKVENASDLQSASRRYKQIRELQARVGKGRSADQMSTIDEFFKFMSDVTDVMERASHGTSPAPPSVQKTTNKSNKSGFKTHHTNATKCPECEGEHALPQCEKFLALSLYERRERMAQHHLCYNCMKPHHSAAKCQSKGKCQKCGRRHHTLLHPPKMDPVPEEIDQSVKPQVKPVAAKEVVPQSQKTPEQSPTTSSTITTHHSAVHRKALLPTAIVNVRDVYGKYQAC; this is encoded by the exons ATGGCGAGTATCGAGCTGAAAGCTCTCCATATCGAAAGAGGTATCTGCAAGAGGATGCTCACAAACATTGAGAGAAGAGTCTCTGAGACTTCAAGCTTCACTGAGCAGTTGATTGATGTACTTCTTGGCGAAGTCCAGTCTACACTGAATAGGTTTACACCAATTCAGACACAAATTGAGATTTTCGTTGATGACGATCCCAAATTGAAAGTTCACGAAGAGAATGAGGGTGACTCATTCAACAACAGATGCGTGGATCTTCGACTCAAACTTGGGCACATTGCTGAAACATGCAAAGGGAGTTCGAACGGAAGTCTTCCACAGCAAGAGGCTTTGGACAGTAGCATCGCTGATGTTCTACTGAAACAAACGGATCTTTTGGATAAGATCGCTGAGTGGCAGAGGTCTAGCCCAGGAGCAACCAATTCTGAGAGTAGTGCAACACGCTCCAAACTGCCACAATTGAACCTTCCgtcttttgatggaaaatacATAGATTGGCCGCAATTCAGGGACGCATTTGCGAATGCCATTCACAACAACGATTCTCTCAGAGATAGTGAAAAGATGCAGTATTTGAAGATGTATCTAACTGGAGGTGCTGCTGCGGACATCAGTACTATACCGATCTCCAATCAGACTTATCAATCTACCTGGGACAGTCTGAAGGCTCAGTACAACAAAAAGGTTCACCTCGTGAATGCATACATCCAACAGTTTATGGCACAAACTCAAAAGAAGGTCGAAAATGCGTCAGATTTGCAATCTGCTAGTAGGAGATACAAGCAGATC CGAGAACTTCAGGCAAGAGTGGGGAAAGGACGAAGTGCAGATCAGATGTCAACAATCGATGAATTCTTCAAATTCATGAGTGACGTGACAGATGTTATGGAACGTGCTTCTCATGGCACTTCTCCTGCCCCACCTTCAGTGCAAAAGACTACCAACAAGTCAAACAAGTCTGGGTTTAAGACCCACCACACGAATGCTACAAAATGTCCGGAATGCGAGGGTGAACATGCTTTGCCACAATGTGAGAAGTTCCTGGCACTTTCGCTCTACGAGAGGCGTGAAAGGATGGCACAACATCATCTTTGCTACAACTGTATGAAACCACATCATTCAGCTGCCAAGTGTCAATCCAAGGGGAAGTGTCAGAAGTGCGGTAGGAGGCATCACACTCTGCTACACCCTCCAAAGATGGATCCAGTTCCGGAAGAGATTGATCAATCTGTGAAACCTCAGGTGAAACCAGTAGCCGCAAAGGAAGTTGTACCTCAGTCACAGAAGACTCCTGAACAGTCACCAACTACTTCTTCAACCATCACAACTCATCACTCCGCAGTTCACCGCAAGGCATTACTGCCAACCGCTATTGTCAACGTGAGGGATGTTTACGGCAAGTATCAGGCTTGTTGA
- the LOC129808508 gene encoding uncharacterized protein LOC129808508, with translation MMSEECAQRLALPRSKARIAVHGAGEVNVGYTRGLVHLEVVSRYDPNDKIEVQAYVMEKVTSKLPSVDLSGFKWDHIKSLQLADPQYTVPGKIDIILGAEYALEINLPQTLKGDSGQPIAQLTIFGWIVGGRIDSPLNSITSLHTHYNLDEMLKRFWEVEESHLDKQPLLTEEEVMCEEHFTQTHSRDDTGRYVVKLPFKKDHKPLGNSSSTALARFQSLERKLSRDPDFHEQYKAFMGEYIGLNHMELVTGHDLKPEDESYFLPHQAVLRPTSETTKLRVVFDASATTRPNNPSLNDILAIGPTRQDDLLVLLLRFRTHKVAMSADVEKMYRQILVASEDRDYQRVFWRTNFQEKIQIFRLCTVTYGTSSAPFLAVRVLHQIAMDYKDDYPEACEVISTSFYMDDLLCGAESIEDGKKLQKEIQDVLGKGHFVLRKWASNSSEVLDQVPPDLQAITPDEVKAHTKSISALGLKWSPGPDNFSLVIDALPLVRTKRDLCAAAAKVFDPLGFICPVTINLKMMFQSLWLIPNLQWDDELPDDTAKSYERVQTEFSLIQKIVIPRAIPTQKDVIEIHGFADASERAYGAVIYAKGMDADGNIEINIVIAKSKVAPLKPITIPRMELNAAVLLTQLVTKVKDSLGNKMVEVHAWSDSTIVLQWLQEPPRTWNNYVARRVYAIQEVVPPTHWRHVPTAQNPADCISRGVSPKELSEHTLWWHGPQWLSENEEKWPENKVKRGKTGEERSSHAVSLVTQNQVDPLDLLIERTSGHLKTVRYLAYWLRFIGNLRVKKEERKTGFLTVSELQNATTCILKRIQQKVFPVEYKSCGQGHPLPRSSKLLKLVPFLDKDGLMRVQGRLANSNMDYSTQHPIILPSADKFVRDLIVFTHEMNLHAGPAILMNTLRTKYWILGLRNLVKGITRKCVKCIKAKPTTETPFMGDLPAARVQQNSPFYQTGCDFAGPIKIRASELRKAPVMKAYICVFICMTTKAMHLEAVSDLTTDAFLASLRRFTARRGHCHTIFCDNGTNFLGASGTSREERLKGIRTHQHKCEISSTTSAGESLLTFEELATVLAQIEACLNSRPLCAKSSDIDDNEPVTPGHFLVGHAMNLTPGPDLLEVNPNRLSRWLLLQRMVQHFWKRWHVEYITSLQHRSKWYEKKRNLCVGDLVLLRDNLLKPTYWRMGKITAVHPGNDDIVRVATVKTTDGMQKRAVNTLAWLPTDGFLSPSRTQEGENVGNEDEQKANRQNI, from the exons ATGATGTCAGAAGAGTGCGCTCAGAGACTTGCGTTGCCTAGATCCAAAGCTAGGATTGCTGTTCATGGAGCTGGAGAAGTGAATGTAGGCTACACAAGGGGGCTAGTCCACCTGGAAGTCGTCTCAAGATATGATCCGAATGACAAAATCGAGGTTCAAGCTTATGTTATGGAGAAGGTTACTTCCAAGTTGCCTTCCGTGGATCTCTCAGGGTTTAAGTGGGATCATATCAAGAGCCTGCAGCTTGCTGATCCTCAATATACCGTTCCGGGAAAGATAGACATCATTCTTGGGGCTGAATACGCTTTGGAGATCAACTTGCCGCAAACACTCAAAGGGGACTCTGGACAACCAATAGCTCAGCTTACCATTTTCGGATGGATTGTGGGTGGTCGGATCGATAGCCCACTCAACAGCATCACTTCACTGCATACGCATTACAATTTGGATGAGATGCTAAAGAGATTTTGGGAGGTTGAGGAAAGCCACCTCGACAAACAACCTCTACTTACAGAGGAAGAAGTCATGTGTGAAGAACACTTCACACAAACACACTCAAGGGACGACACAGGCCGTTATGTCGTCAAATTACCATTCAAAAAGGATCACAAACCATTGGGAAATTCAAGCTCAACAGCGCTAGCTCGTTTCCAATCATTGGAAAGAAAGCTATCCCGAGACCCAGACTTCCATGAGCAATACAAGGCGTTCATGGGGGAATATATCGGCTTGAATCATATGGAACTAGTGACTGGACATGATCTGAAACCTGAGGATGAATCGTATTTCTTGCCACATCAAGCTGTTCTCAGACCTACAAGTGAGACAACCAAACTGAGAGTTGTCTTTGATGCGTCAGCAACCACTCGCCCGAACAATCCTTCGCTCAATGATATACTGGCGATTGGTCCTACCCGACAAGATGATCTGCTTGTGTTGCTTTTGCGTTTTCGAACGCACAAAGTAGCTATGTCCGCTGACGTAGAGAAGATGTACAGACAGATCCTGGTTGCAAGCGAGGACAGAGATTACCAAAGAGTGTTCTGGAGGACAAATTTTCAGGAGAAGATTCAGATCTTTCGACTCTGTACCGTGACGTATGGTACGTCAAGTGCACCGTTTCTTGCTGTGAGAGTTCTTCATCAAATAGCTATGGACTACAAGGATGATTATCCAGAGGCCTGTGAAGTTATCTCCACATCATTTTACATGGATGATTTGCTATGTGGAGCTGAGTCCATCGAAGACGGCAAGAAACTTCAAAAGGAGATCCAGGATGTTCTAGGCAAGGGACATTTTGTTCTTAGAAAATGGGCATCTAACTCTAGTGAGGTTCTAGATCAAGTTCCGCCTGATCTCCAAGCTATTACACCCGACGAGGTCAAAGCACACACCAAATCGATCTCAGCCCTTGGGCTTAAGTGGTCACCAGGTCCAGACAACTTTTCTTTGGTTATTGATGCTCTACCCCTGGTAAGGACGAAACGCGATTTGTGTGCTGCTGCAGCGAAGGTGTTTGACCCATTGGGATTTATCTGCCCTGTCACGATAAATCTAAAGATGATGTTCCAATCTCTTTGGCTGATTCCTAATCTTCAATGGGACGATGAACTGCCAGATGATACAGCGAAATCGTATGAGAGAGTGCAGACTGAATTTTCCTTAATTCAGAAAATAGTCATTCCGAGAGCGATTCCAACCCAGAAAGATGTGATTGAAATTCATGGATTCGCTGATGCATCAGAACGAGCGTACGGAGCTGTCATCTACGCAAAGGGTATGGATGCTGACGGGAACATCGAGATCAACATTGTGATTGCCAAATCCAAAGTGGCTCCCCTAAAACCAATCACAATCCCAAGAATGGAGCTAAATGCTGCTGTTTTGCTTACACAACTGGTCACAAAGGTCAAAGATTCTCTGGGAAACAAGATGGTGGAAGTTCATGCGTGGTCTGATTCAACAATTGTTCTTCAATGGCTTCAAGAACCACCCAGGACATGGAACAATTATGTAGCTAGGCGTGTTTACGCTATTCAAGAGGTCGTTCCACCTACTCATTGGCGCCATGTGCCTACGGCACAGAATCCTGCAGATTGCATTTCCAGAGGAGTATCCCCAAAGGAGCTTTCGGAGCACACCTTGTGGTGGCATGGACCACAATGGCTCAGTGAGAATGAAGAGAAGTGGCCAGAGAACAAGGTGAAGAGGGGGAAAACAGGCGAAGAGAGATCATCCCATGCAGTTTCCCTCGTGACGCAAAACCAAGTCGACCCTCTTGATCTGCTGATTGAGAGAACTTCCGGACATCTGAAGACTGTGCGGTATCTAGCTTACTGGCTCCGTTTTATTGGGAATTTGAGAGTCAAGAAAGAGGAGCGAAAAACGGGTTTCCTGACAGTTAGTGAGTTGCAGAATGCCACAACTTGTATTCTGAAACGTATTCAGCAGAAAGTATTTCCGGTTGAATACAAGAGCTGTGGACAAGGACACCCTCTTCCGAGATCGAGCAAGTTGTTGAAACTTGTTCCTTTCCTGGACAAAGATGGATTGATGCGGGTTCAGGGCCGACTGGCAAACTCAAACATGGATTACTCCACACAGCACCCCATCATTTTGCCATCTGCTGACAAATTTGTGAGAGACCTGATAGTGTTCACCCATGAGATGAATCTTCATGCTGGACCGGCGATTCTGATGAACACTTTACGCACGAAATATTGGATTCTTGGGCTCAGGAATCTTGTCAAGGGCATCACCAGGAAGTGTGTGAAGTGCATCAAGGCGAAACCAACTACTGAGACACCGTTTATGGGCGACTTGCCTGCAGCTAGAGTCCAACAGAACAGTCCATTTTACCAGACGGGTTGTGATTTCGCGGGACCCATCAAGATTCGCGCATCCGAGCTGAGGAAGGCACCGGTCATGAAGGCCTACATATGTGTATTCATATGCATGACCACGAAGGCGATGCATCTTGAGGCCGTCAGTGATCTGACCACTGACGCTTTCCTGGCGAGTCTACGGAGATTTACCGCACGTAGAGGGCATTGTCACACAATTTTCTGTGACAATGGCACCAATTTCCTTGGAGCATCAGGGACATCTCGTGAAGAGAGGCTCAAGGGAATCCGTACCCACCAGCACAAA TGTGAAATCTCATCTACGACGAGTGCTGGGGAAAGTCTGCTAACTTTCGAGGAACTAGCAACAGTTCTGGCACAAATAGAAGCGTGCCTGAACTCACGCCCACTCTGTGCGAAGTCTTCGGACATAGATGACAACGAACCAGTGACACCCGGCCATTTCCTGGTCGGACACGCGATGAATCTGACCCCTGGACCAGATTTGCTTGAGGTTAATCCCAACCGTTTGAGCCGATGGTTGCTACTTCAGCGCATGGTGCAACACTTCTGGAAGCGCTGGCATGTGGAGTACATCACATCGCTTCAACACAGATCCAAGTGGTACGAGAAGAAGAGGAACCTCTGTGTTGGAGATTTAGTGCTGCTTCGAGATAACCTTCTCAAACCCACTTACTGGAGAATGGGAAAAATCACTGCTGTCCATCCGGGCAATGATGACATCGTTCGGGTCGCAACAGTGAAAACAACCGACGGCATGCAGAAACGGGCAGTCAATACCTTGGCCTGGCTGCCCACAGACGGTTTCTTGAGCCCCTCCAGGACTCAAGAGGGGGAAAATGTGGGAAATGAAGACGAACAGAAGGCCAACCGTCAAAACATTTGA